The following are encoded in a window of Clostridium thermarum genomic DNA:
- the lon gene encoding endopeptidase La: protein MIGILDFDIKRLVIPVSDGVLLPGMVETLRLNSLNEVELEHLQEESPVCIALQLKQNFNSKNLTEADFNDVGVLFEVNQMQREDGIYKINITVLDRIEIKKLEISTEAVFGEYEIASDIMDMTEEEKENVLDQMKNAIREISSYFKGAQPFMQVIDDIYDLNKLVGMVSQYMRLTREEKYELLYIQSIKDRALKFADYLVKHREHVKLQVELAEKFNEKSNKNYREQVLREHMKIIQKELNEGSGTGNKKDYRQRIEEAQMPEEIKAIALEELAKLESQSPSSSDYNIIRNYLDLLVALPWKTPEVKEIDIAEARRILNEQHYGLDKVKERILQHLAVMKLKKDKKGSILLLVGPPGVGKTSLGKSIADALARKYIRLSLGGIRDEAEIRGHRRTYVGAMPGRIIQTIKKAGAKNPVLILDEVDKLMSGHNGDPASALLEVLDPEQNSTFTDHYLDAPYDLSEVFFVATANSLDTIPRPLLDRMEVIQISSYTGTEKFHIGKNHLIPEIIDEHGLTSDQLIIEDEALQKIIDDYTVEAGVRGLKKQLAAVTRVAAEKIVSNTVEVPYVITAATLEDILGKKVSRYNKVKEVNPPGVVTGLAWTPVGGEILFIEVTDMPGNGQIILTGKLGEVMKESARISLSLLKSRLAANSFNFKEKDLHIHVPAGATPKDGPSAGIALTTALASLITGISVDSKLAMTGEITLRGSVLPIGGLKEKLFGAVRAGVKKVLIPADNVADLKDVPKEIVDELTIIPVETIEEVLREALGINMRDRGTLFLSRDFV from the coding sequence ATGATAGGGATATTAGATTTTGATATAAAAAGATTGGTCATTCCGGTATCAGATGGCGTTTTGCTGCCGGGAATGGTTGAAACCCTAAGACTAAATAGTCTTAATGAAGTTGAGTTGGAGCACCTCCAGGAGGAAAGCCCAGTTTGCATAGCCCTGCAGCTAAAACAAAACTTTAACAGTAAGAATCTTACGGAAGCCGACTTCAATGATGTTGGGGTTTTATTTGAAGTAAATCAAATGCAAAGAGAGGATGGTATCTATAAAATAAACATTACTGTCCTGGACCGTATAGAGATTAAAAAGTTGGAAATCAGTACAGAAGCCGTTTTTGGTGAATACGAAATAGCTTCAGATATCATGGATATGACAGAAGAAGAGAAAGAAAATGTACTCGATCAAATGAAAAATGCCATCAGGGAAATCAGCTCTTACTTTAAAGGTGCCCAACCTTTTATGCAGGTAATTGATGACATTTATGATTTAAATAAGCTTGTTGGCATGGTATCACAATATATGAGGCTTACAAGAGAAGAAAAATATGAGCTCCTTTATATACAGTCCATAAAGGATAGGGCCTTGAAATTCGCTGACTACCTGGTAAAGCATAGGGAACATGTAAAGCTGCAGGTTGAATTGGCAGAGAAGTTCAACGAAAAGTCCAATAAAAATTATAGGGAACAAGTATTGAGAGAGCATATGAAAATTATCCAGAAGGAACTCAACGAGGGCAGTGGCACGGGAAATAAGAAGGACTACCGCCAAAGAATAGAAGAAGCCCAAATGCCTGAGGAAATTAAAGCAATCGCCCTAGAAGAATTGGCTAAGTTGGAGAGTCAGAGTCCAAGCAGCTCAGATTATAACATCATCAGAAACTATCTGGACCTACTGGTTGCTCTTCCCTGGAAAACGCCGGAAGTGAAGGAGATAGACATTGCAGAAGCCAGAAGAATACTAAATGAGCAGCACTACGGATTGGACAAGGTTAAGGAAAGAATTCTTCAACACTTGGCTGTTATGAAGCTGAAGAAGGACAAGAAAGGATCCATCCTATTACTTGTTGGACCCCCAGGGGTCGGTAAGACAAGCTTAGGAAAGAGCATTGCAGATGCCTTAGCCAGAAAGTATATCCGTCTAAGTCTGGGTGGTATCAGAGATGAGGCTGAAATAAGAGGCCACAGAAGAACCTATGTGGGTGCAATGCCTGGAAGAATTATTCAAACCATAAAGAAAGCAGGCGCAAAGAATCCGGTTTTGATTCTGGATGAAGTAGACAAGCTGATGAGCGGCCACAACGGCGACCCTGCCAGTGCCCTGCTGGAGGTATTGGATCCGGAGCAAAACAGTACCTTCACAGACCACTATTTAGATGCACCATATGATCTATCTGAAGTTTTCTTTGTTGCCACAGCCAATTCCCTTGACACCATACCAAGACCTCTATTGGACAGAATGGAAGTAATACAGATATCCAGCTATACCGGAACGGAAAAGTTCCATATAGGAAAAAATCATTTAATACCTGAAATTATTGATGAACATGGATTGACCTCAGACCAATTAATCATAGAGGACGAAGCCCTTCAAAAGATAATAGATGATTATACTGTGGAAGCAGGAGTGAGAGGCCTTAAGAAGCAGCTAGCGGCAGTTACAAGGGTTGCTGCGGAAAAGATAGTTTCAAATACCGTGGAAGTACCTTATGTTATCACTGCTGCAACGCTTGAAGATATCTTGGGCAAGAAAGTTTCAAGATACAACAAGGTAAAAGAAGTAAATCCACCGGGAGTAGTAACAGGATTAGCTTGGACGCCTGTTGGCGGTGAAATATTATTTATCGAAGTTACAGACATGCCTGGAAATGGACAAATCATCCTAACCGGTAAGCTGGGCGAAGTGATGAAGGAATCTGCAAGAATTTCCCTAAGCCTGTTAAAGTCAAGGCTGGCGGCCAATAGCTTTAACTTTAAGGAGAAAGACCTCCACATCCACGTGCCTGCAGGAGCGACCCCTAAAGACGGTCCATCCGCCGGAATTGCCCTGACCACTGCCCTGGCTTCTCTGATAACGGGAATTTCCGTAGACTCAAAGCTGGCCATGACCGGTGAAATAACACTGAGAGGCTCAGTACTTCCTATCGGAGGCCTTAAGGAAAAGTTATTTGGTGCCGTAAGGGCAGGAGTGAAAAAGGTTCTGATTCCGGCAGATAATGTGGCAGACCTTAAGGATGTACCAAAGGAGATTGTGGACGAGTTAACCATAATACCTGTAGAGACCATAGAGGAAGTTTTGAGAGAGGCCCTTGGAATAAATATGCGGGACAGGGGGACGTTGTTTTTGTCCCGGGATTTCGTCTAA
- a CDS encoding flavodoxin domain-containing protein: MKSLIIYFSNYKNNTEKIAKVFAEKINADLINLKGSGEIKIEDYDLIGFGSGVYKEDLAPQLYKWVEKMNLKDKKVFVFSTSGVGFTYYNKKLIRILKSKGASCKGSFACKGSFVSREFSDKKIFEFMSKFAEGHPNYRDYRKAEKFIDKVVQ, encoded by the coding sequence ATGAAGTCCTTAATTATTTATTTTTCAAATTATAAAAACAATACTGAAAAGATAGCTAAGGTATTTGCTGAAAAAATCAATGCTGACTTGATAAACTTAAAAGGCTCCGGTGAAATTAAAATCGAGGATTATGACTTAATTGGATTTGGCTCCGGAGTTTACAAGGAAGACCTGGCTCCACAACTATATAAATGGGTTGAAAAGATGAACTTGAAAGATAAAAAGGTCTTTGTATTTTCAACCAGTGGTGTTGGATTTACATACTATAATAAGAAATTGATAAGGATTTTAAAGTCAAAAGGGGCAAGCTGCAAGGGAAGCTTTGCCTGTAAAGGAAGCTTTGTCAGCAGAGAATTCAGCGATAAGAAAATCTTTGAATTTATGAGCAAGTTTGCAGAGGGGCATCCAAATTATAGGGACTATAGGAAGGCTGAAAAGTTCATTGATAAGGTAGTACAATAA
- the pfkA gene encoding 6-phosphofructokinase — protein MRTIAVMTSGGDAPGMNAAIRAVVRVGLDKGLRVKGVQRGYKGLINGEIFDMNRSAVAEIIQKGGTILKTASCDEFRTQEARERSANVLRLFGIDGLVVIGGDGAFAGASLLSKLGVAAVAIPGTIDNDLGYTDYTIGFDTALNTVIEAINKLRDTANSHNRVSIVEVMGRGCGEIALYGGLAGGAESILIPEKDFDKNEICKKIFQGKSRGKLHHLVLVAEGVCDTNELAREIEEITGVETRTTILGHIQRGGNPSAFDRILASRMGERAVELLMEGKTSSAVGIKNGEIIDIDIDEALSMPRIFNEKIYNMMRILSS, from the coding sequence ATGAGAACTATAGCAGTGATGACAAGTGGTGGAGATGCACCGGGAATGAATGCAGCGATTAGAGCTGTAGTAAGAGTCGGACTGGATAAGGGGCTTAGGGTAAAGGGCGTACAGAGGGGCTATAAAGGCCTCATAAACGGTGAGATTTTTGATATGAACAGGAGCGCAGTAGCTGAAATCATTCAAAAGGGCGGTACTATACTAAAAACTGCCAGCTGCGACGAGTTTAGAACGCAGGAAGCGCGGGAAAGGTCTGCTAATGTACTTAGACTATTTGGTATTGATGGCCTTGTGGTCATAGGAGGGGATGGGGCCTTTGCCGGAGCCTCACTGTTATCAAAGCTTGGGGTGGCAGCTGTTGCCATACCCGGCACCATCGACAATGATCTGGGATATACAGACTACACCATTGGCTTTGACACAGCCCTCAATACTGTCATTGAAGCAATAAATAAGCTGAGAGATACAGCTAACTCTCATAACAGGGTAAGTATAGTGGAAGTTATGGGAAGAGGCTGTGGAGAAATTGCCCTTTATGGAGGTCTTGCCGGCGGGGCCGAAAGCATATTAATACCAGAAAAGGATTTTGATAAGAATGAAATATGCAAAAAGATCTTTCAAGGCAAGTCCAGGGGGAAGCTCCATCATCTGGTGTTAGTTGCGGAAGGAGTCTGCGATACAAATGAGCTTGCAAGAGAAATAGAAGAGATAACCGGTGTTGAGACCAGAACAACTATCCTTGGCCATATCCAAAGGGGAGGAAACCCATCTGCCTTTGACAGGATCTTAGCTTCCAGAATGGGCGAGAGAGCCGTTGAGTTGTTAATGGAGGGTAAAACTTCAAGTGCAGTTGGTATAAAGAACGGAGAGATCATCGATATTGATATCGATGAAGCCCTAAGTATGCCAAGAATATTCAACGAGAAAATATACAATATGATGAGGATACTGTCTTCGTAG
- a CDS encoding DUF4865 family protein, whose amino-acid sequence MIASQYKITLPSDYDMTIIKDRVKNNSHKTDGFEGLKFKLYLITEKDKNNNMQNSYSPLYLWKDTNGLNKFLFNGFYDNILNSFGWQKVNIGVPLLDTTTSKINDIKYLFETTRDIPPQRSLTKFMDMVKENLPKIENAEYIVIYNPDSWKYTAYYFIDDLNKVKTESGTIYDILHISR is encoded by the coding sequence ATGATAGCATCCCAATACAAAATTACACTGCCCAGCGACTATGACATGACCATCATCAAAGACAGAGTAAAAAATAACAGTCATAAAACCGATGGCTTTGAGGGCTTAAAGTTTAAGCTGTACTTAATAACAGAAAAGGATAAAAATAATAACATGCAAAACAGTTACTCCCCTCTCTACCTTTGGAAGGATACCAATGGCCTAAATAAGTTCTTGTTTAATGGATTCTACGACAATATTCTAAATTCCTTCGGATGGCAAAAAGTCAACATTGGCGTACCCTTACTTGACACAACCACAAGTAAAATTAATGATATAAAATATTTATTCGAAACTACTAGGGATATACCACCGCAGAGAAGCCTAACTAAATTCATGGATATGGTGAAAGAAAATCTCCCGAAAATTGAAAATGCAGAATACATAGTTATCTATAATCCGGATTCTTGGAAATATACCGCTTATTACTTCATCGATGATTTAAATAAGGTAAAAACAGAAAGCGGGACAATTTATGACATACTTCATATTTCGCGATAA
- a CDS encoding nucleotidyltransferase domain-containing protein, translated as MEAMIKDILSDKKYEFIHTNENLGKNIIYLTLSGSIGYGTNIGQSDIDLRGVAIEKKENIYGFQNFEQFEDGKTDTVIYSLKKFVSLAMKGNPNIIEQLGTREDHILYINEYGKRLRDNRQLFLSKRIIHTFGNYATAQLRRLQNALARDCYPQAEKERHILNTLNSQMKYFSDRYTSFPEGSIRLNIDKSNKESMDTEIYMDIHIDKYPVRDFVSIYSEISNIIREYEKLNHRNRKKGEDKLFKHAMHLIRLLIMGAEILETHEINTYREKEHELLMDIRQGKYSYEELFKMVEVYEMKFRQAAEATTLREEPDTAKAEQLLISIYEDYF; from the coding sequence ATGGAGGCAATGATAAAGGATATATTAAGTGACAAGAAATATGAGTTCATCCATACCAATGAAAACTTGGGGAAGAATATTATCTATTTGACGCTTTCCGGATCAATTGGCTATGGAACCAACATAGGACAAAGTGATATAGATCTGCGGGGAGTAGCTATTGAGAAAAAGGAAAATATATATGGTTTTCAGAACTTTGAACAGTTTGAGGATGGGAAAACAGACACTGTCATCTATTCACTGAAGAAGTTTGTGTCTTTGGCAATGAAAGGCAATCCCAATATAATTGAGCAATTGGGAACTAGGGAGGACCATATCCTATACATAAATGAATATGGCAAAAGGCTTAGGGACAATAGGCAGCTTTTTCTTTCTAAAAGGATAATACACACCTTTGGAAACTATGCCACTGCCCAACTGCGAAGGTTGCAAAATGCACTAGCCAGAGATTGTTACCCTCAGGCTGAAAAAGAAAGGCATATATTAAATACACTAAACAGTCAAATGAAATACTTCTCAGATAGGTATACCAGCTTTCCGGAAGGAAGCATAAGGCTCAATATTGATAAATCAAACAAAGAGTCCATGGATACAGAGATCTATATGGATATCCATATAGACAAGTATCCGGTAAGGGATTTTGTAAGTATATATTCTGAAATAAGCAATATAATCCGTGAATATGAGAAGCTCAACCACAGAAATAGGAAAAAAGGCGAGGACAAACTTTTCAAGCATGCAATGCACCTAATCAGGCTGCTTATTATGGGGGCTGAGATACTGGAAACCCATGAGATAAATACCTACAGGGAAAAGGAACATGAATTACTTATGGACATTAGACAGGGGAAGTATTCCTACGAGGAGTTGTTTAAGATGGTGGAAGTATATGAGATGAAGTTCAGACAAGCTGCAGAGGCAACCACCTTAAGGGAGGAGCCTGATACGGCAAAAGCTGAACAGCTGCTGATATCTATTTATGAGGATTACTTTTGA
- a CDS encoding transposase, which produces MPRQARKYSKSGIYHIMVRGINKQNIFEEDEDRERFIKTLKYYKEISKYEIYAYCLMTNHVHLLIRETMEPISLIMQRINGSYGIWYNTKYERCGYLFQGRFKSEPVEDKRYFQTVFRYIHQNPLKANLVKDIKGWKWSSLNEYYDKVSFIDTDYVLDMFSEDKESALEKVKHYLSEANEDTCMEYEEKRKLTDEEIINFFIKLGIKNISELQQSEKLKRDDIIKKVKAIKGVTVRQLARITGISRSVIGRM; this is translated from the coding sequence ATGCCGAGGCAGGCCAGAAAGTATAGTAAAAGTGGAATATACCATATTATGGTACGAGGTATAAACAAGCAAAACATTTTTGAAGAAGATGAAGATAGAGAAAGATTTATAAAGACATTAAAATATTACAAAGAAATAAGTAAGTACGAAATTTACGCATATTGTCTTATGACCAATCATGTGCACTTATTAATACGGGAAACTATGGAACCGATTTCTTTGATAATGCAAAGGATCAATGGGAGTTATGGAATTTGGTACAATACAAAGTATGAGCGCTGTGGCTACTTATTTCAAGGTAGATTCAAGAGTGAGCCTGTGGAGGATAAGAGATATTTCCAAACAGTATTCAGATATATTCATCAAAACCCGCTTAAGGCAAATTTGGTGAAGGATATCAAGGGGTGGAAGTGGAGCAGCCTTAATGAATATTACGACAAAGTTTCATTCATAGATACTGATTATGTATTGGATATGTTCTCAGAAGATAAAGAAAGTGCACTGGAAAAGGTCAAGCACTATTTAAGTGAAGCCAATGAAGATACCTGTATGGAATACGAGGAAAAACGGAAATTAACGGATGAAGAAATAATAAATTTCTTTATAAAACTGGGAATTAAAAATATAAGCGAATTACAACAAAGCGAGAAGCTGAAGCGGGATGACATAATTAAAAAAGTAAAGGCCATAAAGGGAGTGACTGTAAGACAGTTGGCTCGAATTACCGGTATCTCCAGAAGTGTAATTGGAAGAATGTAA
- a CDS encoding GNAT family N-acetyltransferase yields the protein MNYEILKGNPKDYEDIIDFGNYVFGIDFPTILPKLYKGHEETSVYHHIVKEAGKIKAMVGSFPLDLMVGGSHLKGKGIGTVSVHRYSRGSGYMKLLMDRAMAETEEEGCDFAVLSGMRQRYEYWGFTPCGLSMNLEFNSANIKHCNITVEDNYKFVEYNADADKRTTERTTERTAEHTSKHTDKLQTNNADKHTTNDTAQDLPKAIHLHNSQPVHAVRPEESFIDIAKSWNSRIYFVYKNDEFAGYISAADNYEKIREMVLVDQEDIDKVLISFMKNFNIQDTNVVMHFQKAKEFMKLSRFCETYSINSSANIYVINYKKVIEAFMKLKNTCQPLQEGALVLDIKEKGRYKIEVKDGSIRVDETEADYDISLAHLDASALLFSHSSFVNAAYNYSHPMVKSWFPLPLFYPELDNV from the coding sequence ATGAACTATGAGATTTTAAAAGGCAATCCTAAGGACTATGAGGATATTATTGACTTTGGCAATTATGTTTTCGGCATTGATTTTCCTACAATCCTGCCAAAGTTATATAAGGGACATGAAGAAACCTCTGTGTATCACCATATTGTAAAGGAAGCAGGCAAAATAAAGGCCATGGTGGGAAGTTTTCCCCTGGACCTAATGGTTGGAGGCAGTCACTTAAAAGGAAAGGGAATAGGTACTGTTTCTGTTCACAGGTATTCCAGAGGATCCGGATATATGAAGCTATTAATGGATAGGGCTATGGCAGAGACGGAGGAAGAAGGCTGCGACTTTGCGGTTTTAAGTGGTATGAGACAGCGCTATGAATATTGGGGCTTTACCCCTTGCGGACTGTCTATGAACTTGGAGTTTAACAGTGCTAACATCAAACATTGCAACATAACAGTGGAAGATAACTATAAGTTTGTGGAATACAACGCGGATGCGGACAAGCGTACCACCGAGCGTACCACCGAGCGTACCGCAGAGCATACCTCCAAACACACGGACAAGCTTCAAACCAACAATGCAGACAAGCACACTACCAACGACACAGCTCAAGACTTACCCAAGGCAATCCACCTACATAATTCACAGCCGGTTCATGCCGTAAGGCCAGAAGAAAGTTTCATTGATATAGCAAAGTCATGGAACAGCCGTATTTACTTTGTATATAAGAACGATGAATTTGCAGGCTATATATCTGCAGCGGACAATTATGAAAAGATAAGAGAAATGGTATTGGTGGACCAGGAGGACATAGACAAGGTTCTGATATCCTTTATGAAGAACTTTAACATACAGGACACCAATGTAGTTATGCATTTTCAGAAAGCTAAAGAGTTCATGAAACTGAGCAGATTTTGTGAGACCTACTCCATAAATAGTTCTGCCAACATATATGTTATCAATTATAAGAAGGTCATAGAGGCCTTTATGAAGTTAAAAAATACCTGCCAGCCCTTGCAAGAAGGCGCTTTGGTATTGGATATAAAAGAAAAGGGAAGATACAAAATCGAAGTGAAGGACGGAAGTATCAGGGTGGACGAAACCGAGGCCGACTATGATATATCCTTAGCTCATCTTGATGCAAGTGCACTGCTGTTTTCCCATTCCAGCTTCGTAAATGCAGCCTATAATTACTCTCACCCTATGGTGAAGTCCTGGTTCCCGCTTCCCTTGTTCTATCCTGAACTTGATAATGTGTAA
- a CDS encoding tetratricopeptide repeat protein, whose protein sequence is MEKKRVFQILAIPETKDAKAIKTAYRTRLSAFNPEDDPEGFKALREAYEEAIRLIDVEDDEVVENTPMAQWIQRIEAVYNSLSKRCNPDCWKELFEEDINTDFDTCNEAREAFLKFLMEHYRLPAQVWELIEETYQLYASKEELYENYPKQFVDYILEEPESKGWMDFSTFEGEDTADIDGFIKHYLSLRRMNDNRQYEGVEELFEQLDQINLMHPYLEIEKMRYYLQAERIEEAKEIAEKLRAKKLTDLYAQYHIAEVSLDAGDLDRAFAECNAILETNPNHFGAKKILCAYYLNKKEYKTAKEKYLELLEIDKYNEELSVDLKKVNEALIIEYRERLEIEPNNKELMLELAWCLFQNGLYEECTALVQSIEVEDSVYYDYYNLISRVHLAMRDYKKAFPYVEQWLEEILKAKDQGGEDTVKKLRRLPYAYYAMSECYHSFAEEKGFDTEDSEQCLKYLDLAIEAEGKGYDLISYLSAKAQVLLKKGDNKACIDVCDEILRINNEYFPAYIYRQEAYYNLKMAREVVDDYFRAVEIYKGYARIYLLAVKVYIEYEQYTDASKVINSAKEAGVESNELAFLEIKIRRILAETNREKEEIISELDKFYVRVQKKPGDLEDISLIFHEQARCYYDIDQYSPALDKINKRLAVKTSDNSMILKADILYELKQNQQALPIYQEMVKKYPDYAYGYYQIGRCYHAMGKLKEAVDNYLEVTELEPENKYVYSELMEIYKRRYLESFKPEDYSLAVTYGKRQAELRPCLYYYNSLGLIYLENNDFQNALKAFDEALKDDSDAIMYPYNNIGYTYQLMGNYEEAIKYYKLAIDNLYKNDYLPYWNIAFCYRMTRRYGDAIKVYEMLEKKDDAKIAIRKLMHIYKEVKAWDKALEQAHKRLKLKVGEMSYLLDCGEIYGLAGDKNNALNYYKKAVSKYPKQILPSLKLADYLFWILGKKRKALKYYYKACEAYAQNGSKFDEDFLYVLVHMSHVLKALGKTKEGIEVARAFYSNINTEFGSIEQWLRNPSRSKERLYMLAVINYNNNEFEKTMYYMRLMRESTNCKNCNNCKCYEYLLLEGMMLELQGDYLGALQKYMEVQYIAPTDVECILKINEMKDKAKVR, encoded by the coding sequence ATGGAGAAGAAAAGGGTATTTCAAATTTTGGCCATACCGGAAACTAAAGATGCAAAAGCAATTAAAACAGCTTATAGGACACGATTATCAGCCTTTAATCCGGAGGACGATCCGGAAGGCTTCAAAGCCCTTAGGGAAGCCTATGAGGAGGCTATCCGGCTGATAGATGTTGAAGATGATGAGGTTGTTGAAAACACACCTATGGCTCAATGGATACAAAGGATAGAAGCGGTCTACAACAGTTTGTCCAAAAGGTGCAATCCTGACTGTTGGAAGGAATTATTTGAGGAAGACATAAATACGGACTTTGATACTTGTAATGAGGCCAGGGAAGCCTTTCTGAAGTTTTTAATGGAGCACTACCGCTTACCTGCACAGGTGTGGGAACTCATTGAGGAAACCTATCAGCTTTATGCTTCAAAGGAAGAGCTATATGAAAACTATCCGAAGCAATTTGTTGACTATATACTTGAGGAACCGGAAAGCAAGGGATGGATGGACTTCTCCACATTTGAGGGAGAGGACACAGCAGATATTGATGGTTTCATCAAACACTATCTTTCGCTAAGAAGGATGAATGATAATAGACAGTATGAAGGTGTAGAAGAATTATTTGAACAGCTTGACCAAATCAATTTGATGCACCCATATCTTGAAATAGAAAAAATGCGCTACTACCTGCAGGCAGAAAGAATTGAGGAGGCCAAGGAGATTGCTGAGAAACTCCGGGCCAAGAAGCTTACGGACTTGTATGCCCAGTATCATATTGCAGAAGTGAGCCTGGATGCCGGAGACCTGGACAGGGCATTTGCTGAATGCAATGCTATTTTGGAAACTAACCCAAATCATTTCGGCGCTAAGAAAATACTTTGTGCCTATTATTTAAACAAGAAAGAATATAAAACCGCTAAAGAGAAGTACTTAGAGTTACTAGAAATAGACAAGTATAATGAAGAGCTTTCAGTGGACCTAAAAAAAGTAAATGAAGCACTGATTATAGAATACAGAGAGCGGCTTGAAATAGAGCCTAATAACAAAGAGCTCATGCTTGAGCTGGCATGGTGCCTTTTCCAAAATGGACTATATGAGGAGTGTACTGCACTTGTACAATCTATTGAGGTTGAGGACTCTGTTTATTATGATTATTACAACCTGATTAGCCGTGTACATCTGGCTATGAGGGATTATAAAAAAGCCTTTCCTTATGTAGAGCAATGGCTGGAAGAAATTTTAAAGGCTAAGGATCAGGGCGGAGAAGACACAGTGAAAAAGCTAAGAAGACTGCCTTATGCCTACTATGCCATGTCAGAATGCTATCATAGCTTTGCGGAGGAAAAGGGCTTTGATACAGAAGATTCCGAGCAGTGCTTAAAATATCTTGATTTGGCCATAGAAGCAGAAGGAAAGGGCTATGACCTAATCTCTTACTTATCAGCGAAGGCTCAGGTGCTGTTAAAGAAGGGCGATAATAAGGCCTGTATTGATGTCTGCGATGAAATACTAAGAATAAACAATGAGTATTTTCCTGCTTATATATATAGACAGGAAGCTTACTATAACTTGAAAATGGCCAGGGAGGTCGTTGATGATTATTTTAGAGCTGTAGAAATCTACAAAGGGTATGCAAGGATATACCTGCTTGCTGTAAAGGTATATATTGAGTATGAACAATACACTGATGCTTCTAAGGTGATCAACAGTGCCAAAGAGGCCGGCGTTGAGAGTAATGAGCTTGCCTTCCTGGAAATCAAAATACGAAGAATACTGGCAGAGACCAATAGAGAAAAAGAGGAGATCATCTCAGAGCTGGATAAATTCTACGTTAGAGTACAGAAAAAACCTGGAGACTTGGAGGATATATCCCTAATATTTCATGAACAAGCCCGTTGTTACTATGATATAGATCAATATTCGCCGGCTCTGGACAAAATAAACAAGAGGCTGGCGGTTAAAACCAGTGATAACAGCATGATTTTAAAAGCTGATATACTCTATGAGCTAAAACAAAATCAGCAGGCCTTGCCTATTTATCAGGAGATGGTAAAAAAGTATCCGGATTATGCCTACGGATACTATCAGATAGGTAGATGTTATCATGCTATGGGCAAATTGAAAGAGGCTGTTGATAATTATTTAGAGGTAACTGAACTAGAGCCCGAAAATAAATATGTTTATAGTGAGCTAATGGAAATCTATAAAAGACGGTACCTGGAAAGTTTCAAACCGGAGGACTATAGCCTAGCAGTTACCTATGGAAAACGGCAGGCTGAATTGCGGCCCTGTCTGTATTACTATAATAGCCTAGGACTCATATACCTGGAAAACAACGATTTCCAAAATGCCTTGAAGGCCTTTGATGAGGCACTAAAGGATGATAGTGATGCTATTATGTATCCCTATAACAATATAGGTTATACCTATCAGCTTATGGGCAACTATGAGGAAGCCATCAAGTATTATAAACTAGCCATTGACAATCTTTATAAAAATGATTATCTCCCTTATTGGAATATAGCCTTTTGCTATAGGATGACAAGGAGATATGGGGATGCTATTAAAGTTTATGAAATGCTGGAAAAGAAAGACGATGCCAAAATTGCTATCAGAAAACTGATGCATATATATAAGGAAGTGAAAGCCTGGGATAAGGCTTTAGAGCAAGCTCATAAGCGCTTAAAGCTTAAAGTGGGAGAAATGAGCTATTTATTGGACTGCGGAGAAATATACGGTCTTGCAGGGGATAAAAATAATGCCTTAAATTACTATAAGAAAGCTGTTTCAAAATATCCTAAGCAGATTCTTCCCAGTTTAAAATTGGCAGATTATTTGTTTTGGATACTGGGGAAGAAGCGAAAGGCCTTAAAGTATTACTATAAGGCTTGTGAAGCATATGCCCAGAATGGCTCCAAATTTGACGAGGATTTTTTGTATGTATTAGTGCACATGTCACATGTACTTAAGGCCTTGGGAAAGACAAAGGAAGGTATTGAAGTAGCAAGGGCCTTTTATAGCAATATAAATACGGAATTCGGCAGTATAGAACAATGGCTGCGCAATCCAAGCCGCTCCAAGGAACGACTTTACATGCTTGCGGTTATCAATTACAACAACAATGAATTTGAAAAGACCATGTATTACATGAGACTTATGAGAGAAAGCACTAACTGCAAGAACTGTAACAACTGCAAATGTTATGAATATCTCCTGTTAGAGGGAATGATGCTGGAGCTTCAAGGGGATTACCTAGGAGCTTTACAGAAGTATATGGAAGTTCAATATATTGCTCCAACTGATGTGGAGTGTATACTAAAAATAAATGAAATGAAAGATAAAGCAAAAGTGAGGTAG